The following are from one region of the Prevotella communis genome:
- the ftsA gene encoding cell division protein FtsA, with protein sequence MKDFIVAIELGSSKVTGIAGQKKPDGSISVLALVREDSSSFIRKGVVYNIDKTAQCLTSIVKKLETQLKTRITQVFVGVGGQSIRSVKNTIVKDFPGDCIITQEMVVELMDANWGLDYPDKKILDVAEQEYRVDTQLQMDPVGIRANHLEGNFLNILERTSFFQNLNKCFEAANIKVADMYLAPLALANVVLTEAEKRSGCALVDIGADTTTVSVFWKNVLRHLVVIPLGSNNVTKDIASLQMEESDAEKMKLNYGSAYTDNNDIDPEMKYSIDSDRQIEARRFIEIVEARVEEIIENVRYQIPAEYYDKLLGGIILTGGGANMKNIEVAFTKYTHVDKIRVAKFVTATVNSSIEQIRSHNGMYNTVLGLLIKGDINCAGRDIDPNGNLFDEEEHEEQVAPERRPRQIHEIETGTIRTAQEEERAAEEARRKKEAEEAAEEEMRRLQEEEQRRLKKENSWFNKFKKGLTKFGKDIVSEE encoded by the coding sequence ATTAAGGATTTTATCGTTGCAATTGAACTCGGTTCATCCAAGGTGACGGGTATTGCCGGACAGAAAAAGCCCGATGGCAGCATCAGTGTCCTGGCACTGGTGCGGGAAGATTCGTCCTCATTCATCCGCAAGGGTGTTGTTTACAACATTGACAAGACTGCTCAGTGTCTGACATCTATCGTCAAGAAACTGGAAACACAGCTGAAGACACGTATCACTCAGGTATTCGTGGGTGTCGGTGGCCAGTCTATTCGCAGTGTCAAGAACACTATTGTGAAGGATTTCCCTGGTGATTGTATTATCACACAGGAGATGGTGGTGGAACTGATGGATGCAAACTGGGGACTTGATTATCCTGACAAGAAGATTCTGGATGTTGCCGAGCAAGAGTATCGTGTTGATACGCAGTTGCAGATGGATCCTGTGGGTATCCGTGCCAATCACCTCGAAGGTAATTTCCTGAATATCCTTGAACGTACATCGTTCTTCCAGAACCTGAACAAATGTTTTGAGGCAGCCAATATTAAGGTTGCAGATATGTATCTGGCTCCTCTGGCATTGGCAAATGTGGTGTTGACAGAGGCTGAGAAGCGTTCTGGATGTGCACTGGTTGATATCGGTGCCGACACGACAACAGTATCTGTATTCTGGAAGAATGTGCTCCGTCATCTGGTCGTTATTCCTTTGGGCTCCAACAATGTCACGAAGGATATTGCCTCACTTCAGATGGAGGAGAGTGATGCCGAGAAGATGAAACTGAATTATGGTTCTGCCTATACGGATAATAATGATATCGATCCTGAGATGAAATACTCTATCGATTCTGACCGTCAGATAGAAGCTCGTCGCTTCATTGAGATTGTCGAGGCTCGCGTGGAGGAGATTATCGAGAATGTCCGTTATCAGATTCCTGCTGAATACTACGATAAACTGCTGGGTGGCATCATCCTGACTGGTGGCGGCGCAAACATGAAGAATATTGAGGTTGCTTTCACGAAGTACACTCATGTTGATAAAATCCGTGTTGCAAAGTTTGTTACTGCAACAGTTAATTCCAGCATCGAGCAGATCAGGTCTCACAACGGTATGTATAACACCGTACTCGGTCTGCTGATAAAGGGTGATATCAACTGCGCAGGCAGGGATATTGATCCTAATGGAAATCTGTTTGATGAGGAGGAACATGAGGAGCAGGTTGCTCCGGAACGCAGACCGCGTCAGATTCATGAGATTGAGACGGGTACTATCCGTACGGCTCAGGAAGAAGAACGTGCTGCCGAGGAGGCTCGTCGTAAGAAAGAAGCTGAAGAAGCTGCCGAAGAGGAGATGAGACGTTTGCAGGAAGAAGAGCAACGTCGCTTGAAGAAGGAGAACAGCTGGTTCAACAAATTCAAGAAAGGCCTCACTAAGTTCGGCAAGGATATTGTCAGCGAGGAATAA
- a CDS encoding L-fucose/L-arabinose isomerase family protein: MKNVPVVKVGIVAVSRDCFPESLAVNRRKAVIAEYEKKFGKDGIYECPICIVESEIHAKQALEDVQKAGCNALCVYLGNFGPEISETMIADWFQGPTMFCAAAEETQNDLIDGRGDAYCGMLNASQALSLRKTRAYIPEEPVGDAGECAEMIHEFLPIARAIIGLQNLKIISFGPRPNNFLACNAPIRALYDLDVEIEENSELDLLEAFQKHQGDPRIDDVVKDMAAELGTGNKIPSVLPKLAQYELTLTDWIEAHKGSRQFVAMANKCWPAFQTMFGFVPCYVNSRLTGRGIPVACEVDIYGALSEYIGTCITEDAVTLLDINNSVPKDMYEESIKGKKFECDTYTEKEIFMGFHCGNTASSKVCNCQMCFQRIMARALPVEVTNGTLEGDLTPGKATIYRLQSTADTKLRAYIAQGEIIPVATRSFGSIGIFGIKNMSRFYRHVLIEKHYPHHAAVMFEHAGKYLWEVLKYMGIPVEEIDYNFPKGDYYPTENPFA; this comes from the coding sequence ATGAAAAATGTACCAGTAGTTAAGGTTGGAATCGTCGCTGTAAGTCGCGACTGTTTCCCCGAGTCATTGGCTGTTAACCGTCGTAAGGCTGTTATCGCCGAGTATGAAAAAAAGTTTGGAAAGGATGGCATCTATGAGTGCCCCATCTGTATCGTAGAGAGCGAGATTCACGCTAAGCAGGCTCTTGAGGATGTACAGAAAGCTGGTTGTAATGCCCTCTGTGTATATCTTGGCAACTTCGGTCCTGAGATTTCTGAGACCATGATTGCTGACTGGTTCCAGGGCCCCACCATGTTCTGCGCTGCTGCTGAGGAGACTCAGAACGACCTGATCGACGGTCGTGGCGATGCTTACTGCGGAATGCTGAACGCTAGTCAGGCTCTGAGCCTGCGTAAGACCCGTGCTTATATTCCTGAGGAGCCTGTTGGCGACGCAGGTGAGTGCGCAGAGATGATTCATGAGTTCCTGCCCATCGCACGTGCTATCATCGGTCTGCAGAACCTGAAGATTATCAGCTTCGGTCCTCGTCCAAACAACTTCCTGGCTTGTAATGCTCCTATCCGTGCCCTCTATGATCTCGACGTTGAGATCGAGGAGAACTCAGAGCTCGACCTGCTCGAGGCTTTCCAGAAGCACCAGGGTGACCCACGTATCGACGACGTGGTGAAGGATATGGCTGCCGAGTTGGGCACTGGCAATAAGATACCTTCAGTTCTGCCTAAGCTGGCTCAGTATGAGCTGACTCTCACCGACTGGATCGAGGCTCACAAGGGCTCACGTCAGTTTGTTGCTATGGCTAACAAGTGCTGGCCTGCATTCCAGACCATGTTCGGTTTCGTACCTTGCTACGTTAACAGCCGTCTCACAGGTCGTGGTATCCCCGTAGCTTGTGAGGTTGATATCTATGGCGCTCTGTCTGAGTACATTGGTACTTGCATCACTGAGGACGCTGTAACCCTGCTCGACATCAACAACTCTGTACCTAAGGATATGTACGAGGAGAGCATCAAGGGTAAGAAGTTTGAGTGCGACACCTATACAGAGAAGGAAATCTTCATGGGCTTCCACTGTGGTAATACCGCTTCTTCTAAGGTCTGCAACTGTCAGATGTGCTTCCAGCGCATTATGGCCCGCGCTCTGCCTGTAGAGGTAACTAACGGTACACTTGAGGGTGACCTGACTCCTGGTAAGGCTACAATCTATCGTTTGCAGTCAACAGCCGATACGAAGCTCCGTGCTTATATCGCTCAGGGTGAGATTATTCCTGTGGCTACTCGCTCATTCGGTTCTATCGGTATCTTCGGTATCAAGAACATGAGCCGCTTCTACCGTCACGTGCTCATCGAGAAGCACTACCCACACCACGCAGCTGTGATGTTCGAGCACGCTGGTAAGTACCTGTGGGAGGTTCTGAAGTACATGGGTATCCCCGTTGAGGAGATTGACTACAACTTCCCCAAGGGTGACTACTATCCCACAGAGAATCCTTTCGCATAA
- a CDS encoding beta-galactosidase → MNQLLRFSVTIYILVLSFTNARAQHIPSVTWDSQSLIIDGHRVCPVMGEIHYSRIPVNEWADEVRKMKEGGVTIIATYLFWNHIEEQEGIFRWDGQRSLRNFLEVCKKEQMPVVLRLGPFCHGEVRNGGIPDWVFAKGCKLREQNPVFLGLVETLYRQIFTQVQGLQWKDGGPVIAAQFDNEYHGRGEYLMALKQIALKIGFDLPFYTRTGWPELRTPVPFGEMLPLYGDYADGFWDKEVTEGCGNYYKAFNFKGFRSSTAIGTDLLGKQEEKLNEGDEQYPYFTCELGGGMATAYHRRPYVYPEDAYSMALVKLGSGSNLLGYYMYHGGTNPEGLLHTMNECQTSPGTANNDLPVMTYDFQAPLGEFGQTYPQYYMLRPLHLFMHDWGETLAPMEASFPAPQDLKKGEDTQLRWAIRSAKGEDASAFIFVNNYERFHNLSAKKNVQLEACGVKLPKLTVPSGCMAIFPVNVDGIRYATAQLVARRDGKVYMMQVPGIPSTICMTNGKTLKNVRPRGTRNPIYDNIYLITKAEAERLFLSEEEETKSIALAAEKVKEAGPLRTIVKGRAKVAEAPSEQDWQQAAVYRIQIPAPDKAGVGASLLSISYRGDCARLYANGHLIADNFYYGRPFLYGLWRLPENCSQLELRILPLQPDAPVYLPREADKTAGEQVYNVEIIRKKDI, encoded by the coding sequence ATGAATCAGCTACTAAGATTTTCTGTTACAATATACATACTCGTATTATCGTTTACGAATGCAAGGGCACAGCATATTCCCTCTGTAACATGGGATAGTCAGAGCCTTATCATTGACGGTCATCGCGTCTGTCCTGTGATGGGCGAGATACACTATTCGCGCATTCCTGTCAATGAATGGGCTGACGAAGTCAGGAAGATGAAAGAGGGTGGTGTCACTATTATTGCCACCTACCTGTTTTGGAATCATATAGAAGAGCAGGAAGGTATCTTCCGCTGGGACGGACAGCGCTCGTTGCGCAACTTCCTGGAAGTGTGTAAGAAGGAGCAGATGCCAGTTGTCCTGCGCTTGGGACCGTTTTGTCATGGCGAGGTACGTAATGGTGGCATTCCAGACTGGGTCTTTGCTAAAGGCTGTAAGTTACGTGAACAGAATCCAGTATTTCTGGGCTTAGTCGAAACACTCTATCGTCAGATCTTTACACAGGTGCAGGGCTTGCAGTGGAAAGATGGCGGCCCGGTCATTGCGGCACAGTTTGATAATGAGTATCATGGACGCGGTGAGTACCTGATGGCCCTTAAACAGATAGCTCTGAAGATAGGCTTCGATTTGCCGTTTTATACCCGTACTGGATGGCCGGAGCTGCGCACGCCAGTACCCTTTGGTGAGATGCTTCCCCTTTATGGTGACTATGCCGATGGCTTCTGGGATAAGGAGGTAACTGAAGGCTGTGGTAATTATTATAAGGCCTTTAATTTCAAAGGCTTCCGTTCTTCTACAGCCATAGGCACCGACCTCTTAGGAAAGCAAGAGGAGAAACTCAATGAGGGTGATGAGCAATATCCCTATTTCACCTGTGAACTTGGAGGTGGAATGGCTACCGCTTATCATCGTCGTCCGTACGTCTATCCTGAGGATGCTTACTCCATGGCATTAGTAAAACTGGGTAGTGGTTCAAACCTCTTGGGATACTATATGTATCATGGCGGTACGAATCCAGAGGGACTCCTCCACACGATGAATGAATGTCAGACATCGCCTGGTACGGCCAATAATGACCTACCTGTGATGACCTACGACTTCCAGGCTCCTTTGGGCGAGTTCGGACAGACCTATCCCCAGTATTATATGTTGCGTCCCCTTCATCTCTTCATGCATGACTGGGGTGAGACTCTGGCACCTATGGAGGCTTCTTTCCCTGCTCCACAGGATCTGAAGAAAGGTGAGGATACCCAGTTGCGCTGGGCTATAAGAAGTGCAAAGGGAGAGGATGCTTCTGCCTTTATCTTCGTTAATAACTACGAACGTTTCCATAACCTCTCTGCCAAGAAAAATGTGCAGTTGGAAGCATGTGGCGTAAAACTGCCTAAGTTGACTGTTCCAAGTGGCTGTATGGCAATCTTCCCTGTCAATGTTGACGGTATCCGTTATGCTACGGCGCAACTCGTGGCCCGTCGTGACGGAAAAGTCTATATGATGCAGGTTCCTGGCATCCCCTCAACAATCTGTATGACAAATGGCAAGACGCTGAAGAATGTCAGGCCGCGTGGCACCAGGAACCCCATTTACGATAATATCTATCTGATCACGAAGGCTGAGGCTGAACGTCTTTTCCTGTCTGAAGAGGAAGAGACAAAGAGTATCGCTCTAGCTGCTGAAAAGGTGAAGGAGGCAGGCCCTTTGCGTACGATTGTGAAGGGTAGGGCTAAAGTGGCTGAGGCACCATCCGAACAGGATTGGCAGCAAGCTGCAGTCTATAGGATACAGATACCGGCTCCTGACAAAGCTGGGGTAGGGGCGTCTCTTCTTTCCATCTCCTATCGTGGCGACTGTGCCCGCTTATATGCCAACGGTCATTTGATAGCCGATAATTTCTATTATGGCCGTCCGTTCCTTTATGGTCTGTGGCGCTTGCCTGAGAACTGCTCACAACTGGAGCTGCGTATACTTCCATTGCAACCGGATGCGCCTGTCTATCTGCCACGCGAGGCCGATAAGACGGCAGGTGAACAGGTTTACAATGTCGAAATCATCCGGAAGAAGGATATTTAA
- a CDS encoding AMP-dependent synthetase/ligase — translation MQINSHLSRLVYDVAAKYGDREALIYKNFSGKEWKSCSWNQFSGIVKQVANAMLALGVNVQENLGVFSQNSVQYLFTDFGAWGIRAVTIPFYATSSEQQIQFMVNDAKIRFLFVGEQEQFDKARRVFPTCRSLERIIVFDSAVKLPEADPTVMSFTDFLKLGEGLTRQAEVEQRQQDATMDDIANILYTSGTTGDSKGVILSMGQFHAAMEANHKDVPVDENDRVMNFLPFTHIFERGWALLCISVGARLIVNTYPQEVQKSMREQHPTCMSSVPRFWEKVYHGVQEKIETSGTVQRKLFRHALEVGRKHNIEYLAAGKQPPMALHLEYELLNKTVFSLVRKELGLENAHFFPTAGATVASHVEEFVHSIGLNMVVGYGLTESLATVSCDHLGKPFQVGSVGFPIQGIDIKIGEEGEILLKGPTITRGYYNRDDITAQSFTADGYFKTGDSGYLKDGELFLKDRIKDLFKTSNGKYIAPQMIESKLLVDKYIDQIAIIADQRKFVSALIVPEYKLLEEYARTHDIAFNSREDLCKDKRIIRMLSERIETLQQQLAHYEQVKRFTLLPKGFSMERGELTNTLKIKRRVLNENYKAEIDKMYEE, via the coding sequence ATGCAGATAAACAGCCATCTTTCCCGATTGGTGTATGATGTGGCTGCCAAGTATGGCGACCGCGAGGCGCTGATTTACAAGAACTTCAGTGGTAAAGAGTGGAAATCATGCTCGTGGAATCAGTTCTCGGGCATTGTAAAACAAGTGGCTAATGCCATGTTGGCTTTAGGCGTTAATGTGCAGGAGAATCTGGGTGTCTTCTCTCAGAACTCTGTGCAATATCTATTCACCGATTTTGGTGCATGGGGCATCCGTGCCGTTACCATACCTTTCTATGCTACCAGTAGTGAGCAGCAGATACAGTTCATGGTCAACGATGCTAAGATCCGCTTCCTGTTTGTGGGTGAGCAGGAACAGTTCGACAAGGCACGTCGTGTGTTCCCCACTTGTCGTTCTTTGGAACGTATCATCGTGTTCGACTCAGCAGTAAAACTGCCCGAAGCCGACCCAACCGTGATGTCATTCACCGACTTCCTGAAACTGGGCGAGGGTCTGACTCGTCAGGCCGAGGTAGAGCAGCGACAGCAGGACGCTACGATGGATGATATTGCCAATATTCTTTATACCAGTGGCACAACGGGCGATTCCAAAGGCGTAATCCTCTCTATGGGACAGTTCCATGCAGCCATGGAAGCTAACCACAAGGATGTGCCTGTTGATGAGAACGACCGTGTGATGAATTTCCTGCCATTCACGCATATCTTTGAGCGTGGCTGGGCTTTGCTTTGTATCTCCGTTGGTGCTCGCCTGATTGTGAATACCTATCCACAGGAGGTACAGAAGTCTATGCGTGAGCAGCATCCTACGTGTATGTCCAGCGTGCCCCGTTTCTGGGAGAAGGTGTATCATGGCGTGCAAGAGAAGATAGAGACCAGTGGTACCGTACAGCGCAAGCTCTTCAGGCATGCGCTTGAGGTAGGTCGCAAGCATAATATTGAGTATCTGGCAGCAGGCAAGCAGCCTCCTATGGCACTGCATCTGGAATACGAGTTGCTCAATAAGACCGTATTCTCATTGGTGCGTAAGGAACTGGGACTTGAGAATGCTCATTTCTTCCCCACGGCAGGCGCAACCGTAGCTTCTCACGTAGAGGAGTTTGTCCATAGCATTGGCCTGAACATGGTTGTAGGCTATGGCCTGACCGAGTCTTTGGCCACTGTTTCGTGCGACCATTTAGGAAAGCCTTTCCAAGTAGGTTCTGTGGGCTTCCCCATCCAGGGCATCGATATCAAGATTGGTGAAGAGGGAGAGATCCTTTTGAAGGGTCCCACCATCACCCGTGGCTATTATAACCGTGATGATATCACGGCTCAGTCGTTCACGGCTGATGGCTATTTCAAGACGGGAGACTCTGGTTACCTCAAGGATGGCGAACTCTTCCTGAAGGACCGTATCAAGGACCTCTTCAAAACGTCAAACGGAAAATATATCGCTCCGCAGATGATTGAGTCAAAACTCCTGGTTGACAAGTATATCGACCAGATAGCCATCATTGCCGACCAGCGTAAGTTTGTCTCTGCGCTCATTGTGCCCGAGTATAAGTTACTGGAGGAATATGCGCGTACCCACGATATTGCTTTCAATAGTCGTGAGGACCTTTGCAAGGATAAGCGTATTATCCGCATGCTCAGCGAGCGTATTGAGACCTTGCAGCAGCAGTTGGCTCATTACGAACAGGTGAAGCGATTCACGTTGCTCCCCAAGGGCTTCTCCATGGAGCGTGGAGAACTGACAAACACGCTGAAAATCAAGCGTCGCGTACTCAACGAGAACTACAAGGCTGAGATTGATAAAATGTACGAGGAATAA
- the prfB gene encoding peptide chain release factor 2 — protein MITQDQLKDVLDRAEKLFHYLKIDQKQIEFEEEDLRTQAPDFWEDPKRAEEQMKKVKAIKKWIDGYNDVRTKADELQLAFDFYKDEMVTEQEVDEDYQKAVDAIEELELMNMLRQKEDPMDCVLKINSGAGGTEAQDWAQMLMRMYMRWAEAHGYKVTISNLLDGDEAGIKSVTMQIEGGEFAYGFLKSENGVHRLVRVSPYNAQGKRMTSFASVFVSPLVDDTIEVYVDPAKLSWDTFRSSGAGGQNVNKVESGVRLRYWYTDPDTGEEEEILIENTETRDQPKNKERAMALLRSQLYDRAMKKRLEAQAKIEAGKKKIEWGSQIRSYVFDDKRVKDHRTNFETRDVDSVMNGKLDGFIKAYLMEFPVSDED, from the coding sequence ATGATAACACAGGATCAATTAAAAGACGTATTAGACAGAGCCGAGAAGCTGTTTCACTATCTGAAGATAGACCAGAAACAGATTGAATTCGAAGAAGAAGATCTTCGTACTCAGGCGCCTGACTTCTGGGAAGACCCCAAGCGTGCTGAGGAGCAGATGAAGAAGGTAAAGGCTATCAAGAAATGGATTGATGGCTATAATGATGTACGTACCAAGGCCGACGAATTGCAGCTGGCCTTCGATTTCTATAAAGACGAGATGGTGACCGAGCAGGAGGTGGATGAAGACTACCAGAAGGCTGTCGATGCCATCGAGGAACTGGAACTTATGAATATGCTGCGCCAGAAGGAAGACCCCATGGACTGCGTGCTCAAGATTAACTCTGGTGCTGGTGGTACTGAGGCTCAGGACTGGGCGCAGATGCTGATGCGTATGTATATGCGCTGGGCTGAGGCTCATGGCTATAAAGTCACAATCAGTAACTTGCTCGACGGTGACGAGGCTGGTATCAAGAGTGTCACCATGCAGATAGAGGGTGGCGAGTTTGCCTATGGCTTCCTGAAGAGTGAGAATGGCGTGCACCGTTTGGTGCGTGTGTCACCCTATAATGCGCAGGGTAAGCGAATGACATCCTTCGCTTCTGTCTTCGTTTCGCCCCTTGTCGATGATACCATCGAGGTATATGTTGACCCCGCTAAGTTGTCGTGGGATACTTTCCGTTCAAGCGGTGCTGGTGGTCAGAACGTGAACAAGGTGGAATCGGGTGTGCGCCTGCGTTATTGGTACACCGACCCTGATACGGGCGAGGAAGAGGAAATCCTCATTGAGAATACGGAGACGCGCGACCAGCCAAAGAATAAGGAGCGTGCTATGGCGCTGCTCCGTTCACAACTCTATGACCGTGCCATGAAGAAACGTCTTGAGGCACAGGCTAAGATTGAGGCTGGCAAGAAGAAAATCGAGTGGGGTAGTCAGATCCGTTCTTATGTCTTTGATGACAAGCGAGTCAAGGACCATCGTACCAATTTCGAGACCCGTGATGTCGACAGCGTGATGAATGGTAAGCTGGATGGCTTTATCAAGGCATACCTCATGGAGTTTCCAGTAAGTGATGAAGATTAA
- a CDS encoding CYTH domain-containing protein, translating to MSGMEIERKFLVRGNDFKSRAHKSYRIKQGYISSGNGRTVRVRIRDNQGFLTIKGPSLDGGLSRYEFEKEIALEEANQLFMICEPGVIDKTRYLVASGKHTFEVDEFYGDNDGLVIAEVELSSPDEPYEKPDFIGEEVTGDKRYYNSHLRKNPYKMWKNEA from the coding sequence ATGAGCGGAATGGAGATAGAACGGAAATTCTTGGTGCGCGGCAATGATTTCAAAAGCCGCGCACACAAGAGTTATCGTATTAAGCAAGGTTATATCAGTAGCGGGAATGGACGCACGGTACGTGTTCGTATCCGTGATAATCAAGGCTTCCTGACCATCAAGGGTCCTTCGCTCGATGGCGGCTTGAGTCGTTATGAGTTCGAGAAGGAGATTGCTCTTGAAGAAGCTAATCAGCTTTTCATGATTTGTGAACCTGGCGTTATCGATAAGACCCGCTATCTTGTTGCCAGTGGCAAACATACCTTCGAGGTCGATGAGTTCTATGGCGACAACGATGGATTGGTGATAGCCGAGGTAGAACTGTCATCACCTGACGAACCCTACGAAAAGCCCGATTTCATCGGTGAGGAAGTCACTGGTGATAAGCGATATTATAATTCGCACCTGCGTAAGAATCCTTATAAAATGTGGAAGAACGAGGCCTGA
- a CDS encoding VanZ family protein translates to MIRFFKKYPLSLVCLALVWYLSIWFLPPDYIELPSINFLDKWTHFVMYGGTCSVIWFEYLRSHQSLNKQKLFLWAWLAPTLMGGVIELVQAYCTTNRSGEWLDLAADAVGCTLAVGVGLLLRRIIKCKKETM, encoded by the coding sequence ATGATACGATTTTTTAAGAAATATCCCCTCTCGCTGGTGTGTTTGGCACTTGTTTGGTATCTGTCTATTTGGTTCTTACCGCCTGACTATATCGAATTGCCCAGCATCAACTTCCTGGATAAATGGACACACTTCGTGATGTATGGAGGAACTTGCTCGGTCATCTGGTTTGAATACCTGCGCAGTCACCAAAGCCTTAACAAACAAAAACTATTCCTTTGGGCATGGCTTGCCCCAACCCTGATGGGAGGAGTCATTGAACTGGTGCAGGCCTATTGCACCACCAACCGTTCCGGCGAATGGCTTGACCTGGCAGCCGATGCCGTAGGGTGCACCTTGGCAGTAGGCGTGGGACTACTCCTACGGAGAATTATAAAATGCAAAAAAGAAACAATGTAA
- a CDS encoding sodium-dependent transporter, whose protein sequence is MTTERANFGTKLGIILATAGSAVGLGNVWRFPYMTGQNGGAAFLLIYIACVVILGVPCMLNEFIIGRRAQANTARAYSKLANGTPWRLIGLFGVFTGFMITGYYVVVSGWCLQYIYASVAGHLNGDASYVKSYFDTFAAHPWKPILWMLVFMLMCHFIISKGVEKGIERASKLMMPLLFILLIIIAVASCLLPGAGRGISFLFNPDFSGVDSKTFLGALGQAFYSLSLGMGCLCTYASYFKRDTHLTKSAVQIVAIDTLVAVLAGLMIFPAFFASYPDAADKLADPELAGQYSGPGLVFITLPNVFQQAFSGAPLIGELVALLFYSLLSLAALTSLMSLHEVSTAFFHEELKISRKWGAAIVTVLCALIGVFCSLSYGDTREWLVFGGQSLFGWFDFLTGQIFLPTGGLLTCLFLGWYVPKHIVKEEFTNEGTLRGRFFGIYLFAVRYVCPICILLIFLHQFGVI, encoded by the coding sequence ATGACAACAGAGAGAGCAAATTTCGGAACTAAATTAGGCATCATACTTGCTACTGCCGGTTCGGCTGTAGGACTTGGAAATGTATGGCGTTTCCCTTATATGACAGGTCAGAACGGTGGTGCCGCTTTCCTTTTGATATACATCGCATGCGTCGTTATCCTGGGTGTACCCTGTATGCTCAATGAGTTTATCATTGGTCGCAGGGCTCAGGCAAATACGGCTCGTGCCTATTCCAAGTTGGCTAATGGCACTCCTTGGCGGTTGATTGGCCTGTTTGGCGTGTTCACCGGCTTTATGATCACCGGCTATTATGTTGTTGTTTCAGGTTGGTGCCTGCAGTATATCTATGCCTCTGTAGCCGGTCATCTGAATGGTGATGCCTCTTACGTAAAGAGTTATTTCGATACCTTTGCCGCGCATCCCTGGAAACCTATCCTGTGGATGCTTGTATTCATGCTGATGTGCCATTTCATCATCTCCAAAGGTGTGGAAAAAGGTATTGAGCGTGCCTCTAAGCTGATGATGCCCCTGCTGTTTATCCTGCTGATCATCATCGCTGTTGCATCGTGTTTGTTGCCAGGCGCAGGTCGAGGTATATCTTTCCTGTTTAATCCCGATTTCTCTGGCGTTGACAGCAAGACCTTCCTTGGCGCCTTAGGTCAGGCTTTCTATTCACTGAGTCTCGGCATGGGCTGCCTGTGTACCTATGCCAGCTATTTCAAGCGCGACACGCATCTCACGAAGTCTGCCGTGCAGATTGTAGCTATCGATACACTGGTAGCCGTGTTGGCAGGTCTGATGATATTCCCAGCCTTCTTTGCCAGCTATCCTGATGCGGCCGATAAGTTGGCCGACCCAGAGTTGGCTGGTCAGTATTCTGGTCCTGGCCTGGTGTTTATAACCCTGCCCAATGTCTTCCAGCAGGCATTCTCTGGTGCTCCGCTGATAGGCGAGCTGGTGGCATTGCTGTTCTATTCCCTGCTGTCGCTTGCTGCCCTCACCTCTCTGATGTCACTTCACGAGGTAAGCACAGCCTTTTTCCATGAGGAGTTGAAGATATCCAGGAAATGGGGTGCTGCTATTGTTACAGTTCTTTGTGCGCTGATAGGCGTGTTCTGTTCGCTTTCGTATGGCGACACGCGTGAGTGGCTCGTCTTTGGCGGACAGTCACTTTTCGGTTGGTTCGACTTCCTCACAGGTCAGATATTCCTGCCTACAGGCGGACTGCTCACCTGTTTGTTTCTGGGCTGGTATGTACCAAAACATATTGTGAAAGAAGAATTTACGAATGAAGGCACATTGCGTGGCCGATTCTTTGGAATCTACCTGTTTGCTGTGCGTTATGTATGTCCCATCTGTATTCTACTTATCTTCTTACATCAGTTTGGTGTGATTTGA